In Calothrix sp. PCC 7507, one DNA window encodes the following:
- a CDS encoding DUF427 domain-containing protein gives MAKAIWNGAILAESENTVVVEGNHYFPSDAINKQYFQESNTHTTCPWKGEASYYSIEVDGQVNKDAAWYYPSTKEKAKNIEGYVAFWRGVKVES, from the coding sequence ATGGCAAAAGCAATTTGGAATGGAGCTATTTTAGCCGAGAGCGAAAATACTGTAGTAGTGGAAGGCAATCATTACTTTCCATCTGATGCTATTAACAAGCAATATTTTCAGGAAAGTAACACTCACACTACTTGCCCTTGGAAGGGAGAGGCTAGTTACTATAGTATCGAAGTCGATGGGCAGGTCAACAAGGACGCTGCTTGGTACTATCCCAGCACTAAGGAGAAAGCCAAGAATATTGAAGGCTATGTCGCTTTCTGGCGAGGAGTGAAAGT